Proteins encoded in a region of the Globicephala melas chromosome 1, mGloMel1.2, whole genome shotgun sequence genome:
- the LOC138842900 gene encoding large ribosomal subunit protein eL39-like, protein MSSHKTFRIKRFLAKKQKQNRPIPQWIQMKTGNKIRASLVAQYDSKRRHWRRTKLGL, encoded by the exons ATGTCTTCCCACAAGACTTTCAGGATCAAGCGATTCCTggccaagaaacaaaagcagaatcgTCCCATTCCCCAATGGATTCAAATGAAAACTGGTaataaaatcagggcttccctggtggcgca gtacgACTCCAAGAGAAGACATTGGAGAAGAACCAAGCTGGGTCTATAA